DNA sequence from the Amycolatopsis sp. Hca4 genome:
CGAGGTCCCGCTGCTGGTCCTGCGCCCGCCCGAGAGCGTGGGCGTCCTGTACTACGTGCACGGCGGCGGCCTGATCGCGAGCAGCCACCTCGGCCAGGACGCGCGGAACGTGCTGGCGTGGTCGGGCGAGCCGAACCTGACCGTCGTCTCGCCGGGCTACCGGCTCGCGCCCGAGCACCCGTACCCGGCGGCGCTCGAGGACTGCCGCGCCGGTCTGGAGTGGACGGCCGAGCGCTTCGCCGGTCCGCTGGTGCTCGGCGGGGTCAGCGCGGGTGGCGGGCTGGCCGCGGCGCTGGCGCTGCTGGTCCGCGACCGCGGCGGACCGGCACTGGCCGGTCAGCTGCTCGCCTGCCCGATGCTCGACGACCGCAACGACACGCCGTCGGCGATCGGCCTCGACGGCCACGGCCTCTGGGACCGGACGGCGAACCTCATCGGCTGGACGGCCTACCTCGGCGACCGCCGCGGCACCGCCGACGTCCCGGCCTACGCGGCCCCGGCCCGGGCCGAGGACCTCTCCGGCCTGCCGCCGGCGTTCCTGGACGTCGGCGCGGTCGAGACGTTCCGCGACGAGGTCGTCGCCTACGCCAACCGGATCTGGCAGGCGGGCGGGGACGCCGAGCTGCACGTGTGGCCCGGCGGTTTCCACGGCTTCGACTCGCTCGTCCCGGAGGCGGCGATCAGCCGGGCGGCCAGGGCCGCCCGGCGGACGTGGCTGCGCCGCCTACTCGGCCAGTAGCTCCTGCAGCTCTCGCACCGCGACAGCGAGTTCGTCGGCGAAGCGGTACATCTCCGCCGAGACGTGCTTCGGCGTGCTCAGGTAGATGTTCCAGCGGTCCGGCAGCAGCACGTACGCGATGCCGATGCACTGCGGGCTGGTCGACCCGAACCCGAAGTACCGGATGTTGACCGACGGCGCCGAGCTGGTGCTCAGGTAGTCGTTGCGCGTCTTCAGCCAGCCCGGCGAGGAGAACAGCGCCAGGTCCGGGGTGTCCCCGCGGCGCTTGCCGATCAGCTGCAGCTCCCACAGGTGCTGCTCCGGCGCGTCCCCGGCCTGGCACTCCTTCGCCCGCGCCACGTGCTTCGCCGCCGCCGCGCGGAACGCCGCTCGCTTCTCGTCGCGCGAAGCGTCCGAAGTCATGACGTCGGCGAAGCGCACGACCTCCGGCGTGACCACCCGCATGGCCTCGGTCCGGCCGTTCTGGAACTGCCGGGTCGCGATCGACTCGTACGTCGCTCCCGTCAGGCCCTTCGCGCGGCGGTGCGCCAGCTGGTACGACATCTGCGCGAAGGCGTCCGGGGACATCCCCAGCTCCTTCGCCCGGTTCGCGCCGAAGTCGAACGACACGGTCTGCGTTGCCGTCGCGTCCGCGTACGCCTTGAAGTCCGCCGCGGCGGCGCGCGCGTCTTCGCGGAGTGCGTCGGTCAGCGTGAACTCGACGACTTCGTGGCCCGGAACGCCCGAAGCGGACTCACGCGCTTCGCGTGCGCCGCTCAGCAGCGCGTCGGTGAAGCCGAGGATCGTGGTGCCGTCGAGTTCGCAGTGCTCGACGTTGATCCCCGCGGTGCCGTCCTCGAACACGACCAGCGAGACCGCCTTGTCGTACCAGCGGTTCTGGCCGTACAGCAGCCGGTCGCAGGCTTCTTGGGCGTCCGACGGCGTGGAGTCGTCCAGGCACAGGCAGAACAGCGCGGTCTCGATGGTCTCCAGCGCGGCGGCGTTGCCCGCTTCGATCAGCGCGGCCCGCGAAGCCGCCCACTCCGCGCGCGCCTTCGTCGTGAAGGGCCCGGCCGGGACGTCGGTGACGTGGTCGTCCTTGAGGATCGCGCGCAGCCCCTCGGCGATCTGCGCGGGCGAGTACGGACGCCCGTCTCCGTCGATGACGTCCATGCGCAACGGCGTGCCCTTCGAGAACACGACGATGTGCCGCTCGGGCGACGGGAACCGCGTGCGCGCGGTGTCCAGCAGCGGGCCCGGGATCCGCGTGGCCGAGAAGAGGTACTTGTGCTGCACCATCGACTGCGGCGTGCCGCGCAGGAGCACCGGCGGCACGAGTTCGTCGTCGAGCTTCAGCTTGTAGTCCACGGCGGCCGCGGTCAGCTCGGCCGCGCGCTCCACCTGGCCGAGCGGGGAGTCCTGGAACAGGAAGAAGAAGTTGGCGTTGAGCGCGATCCGGTCGCGGCGGCCGAGGTAGCGGTACGGCCAGAACGTGTCGAGCCAGCTGCGCACGCCCGGCGAGCGGTCGTACTCCTCGAGCCGCGCCTGCAGCTCCGGGCCCGGGCCCGCCACGAACTCGGCCAGCGCCGCTTCGGTCTCCGCCAGCTCCTCCGGCGTCAGCAGCGGGGCGCACCATTCGAGGAAGCGGCGGCGGCTGTCCTCCAGCGTGGGGACGGGGACGCGGGGAAGGCGGTCCTCGTTGCCGAAGGTGCGGGTGGACCATTCCGGACTGCTCACGGTCATCCTTCTTCGTCGGAGTCGGCGAGGGCGGCCGCGAGGTCCGCGGCCGAGCCATCAGGACGGGAAACATACAGCTGCGCGTAGAGCCACCCGTCGGACTCCAGTCCGGTGGGGTCGACCCCGGCCGCGCTCAGCGTGTCCAGGATCTGCGTCTGCTCCTCGCCGGAGGCGAACTGCCGCTGCCGGAAGACGCCGCCGACGCGGGCGGTGTCGTACCCCAGCCCGGCCAGGCTCTCGGCGATCGGCTCGTAGGAGAACATCCGCAGCACGAAGTGCGCCATCCACGGCCGCGCGCCGCGGGCGACCCGGGAGAGCGTCTTCTCGGTGACGTACCCGACGCAGCCGGTCGAGACGACGACGTCGACGTCGTCCAGCAGCTTCTGCTGGGTGCTGTCCGGGTCGTCGCGCTCGAGGTCGGCGTGGATCGCCTCGTCGAGGAAACCGGCGGACAGCGCGTATTCGAGCGCCGGAGCCGAGCTGTCGAGGCCGTAGAACCGGGGGTTGCCGGTGCGGATGCGCTTGCGGTCCACTTCGACCAGCCCGGCGTGGTCCAGCGCGCGCACGGCCGGGTCGGTGTAGTGGGCGTAGAGGTCGTCCATCGTCGCTTCGCAGCGCTGCAGGGCCGCGTTGACGCCGTAGGAGCAGCCGACGTCGAGCACGGTCGGCCGCCCGGCGGGGTGCTCGGCGACCAGCTTCGCGAAGTACGGCTTCGCCAGCTGCGGGATTCCGTAGCCGACTCGCTTGAGCGTGCCGAAGAACGGGCGGGGGTCGGGCGCGGTGTAGATGTGGTCGAACGAGATCTTGCCGGTCGAGTCGAAGGGCACGGGCCAGGCTCCTCTAGTCGAGCAGTTCGTCGCCGCGGGCGGTCCGCTCCGCGAGGTGGGCGGGCAGGACGCGGCCGAACAGCTGCCGGGTCCGCTCCGCGCTGCCGATGACGCCCGGCCGCTCGCTGTAGGCGAAGATCGCCGAGTGCCGCGCGATCGCGCCCGCCACGGTACTCACCCGGTGCAGCGCGAAGCGTCCTTTGAACAGCTGCAGGTCACCGGGCCGCAGGTCCAGCCGCCGGACCGGCCGGGTGTCACCGGCCAGCACCGAGCGCACCGCCGGGAAGTTCTCGTCGGCGGCGGAGCGGATGTTCGGGCAGTACTCGAAGATCCCGCCGTCGTCCGCGGCCTGCGTCAGCATGCTGACGGTGTGGGTGTTCGTGTCGAAGTGCCACGGGTGCGCGCGGCCCGGGGCGATCACGTTGAGCGTCAGGCCCGACAGCGGGTCGGCGAGCTCGTGCAGCTCCGGCAGCCCGAAGCAGTCGGCGACGAACCGCTGGAACACCGGGCTGGTGTAGAGCCGGCTGATGATCGAGGACGCCGGGATGCGGTCGCGCGCGACGAAGGCGTTGCCGCGTTCCATGATCGTCCGGCCGGGGTGGTCTTCGGGCAGTGGCTCGCCGACCGCGGTGTTGTAGGCGTTGACCTGCTCGATCTTCGTGTACGCGTGCGGTTCGAGCGCGGCGCACTCCGCGCGCAGGACGTCGTGCAGCTCGGGGCGGATGAAGTCGGCGAGGACGCTGCAGCCGGCGTCGGCCAGCTCGGCGCGGGTGCGGCCGACCGTCTCCCGCCAGGCCGGGCTGTCCGGATCGGTGAGCGGGTAGCGGTCGGTGTCGACCATTTCCAGTGGCGCTACGGAGGTGCTCATCGTCGAGGTCCCTTCCGGCGGGTGAAGGAACAGAGTTAGCACAGAATCCCGCTGGTCAACCGTCGGTTTGTGAGCGGTGACACAGGGTTGTCAGTTGCCGATCCGGCTCGCCCAGGCGCTCAGCTCGACGGTGCCGGTGGTGCCGAGATCGGTCTCCAGCGGCTGCTTCTGCACCGGCTCCCCGGGGATCGGGACCACGGCGATCGCGGCGCCGGTGTGCTTGTCACCGCTGGTGACGGTGGCCGACCAGGCGAGCACCGACAGCGCCTTCTCACCCGGCTGGAGCGTGAGGTCCTGCGGGCCGGGGTCCGGGGCGAAGTAGGACGTCTCGTGCCGCACCTCGACGTCGAGCGGGCTGCCGTCGGCCGCGAGGATCTTCAGGTCCGGGTAGCCGGTGACCTTGCGCGGCACGGTGTCCCGGTTGGTCAGCGTCAGGACGCTCGCGCGGTGCCCGAGCCCGGCTTCCACCGGACCGGCCGAAAGCGACAGACCGGTGGGCGGCGGCGGCCCGTACGTCGGGCTCGGTGGCGGCGTCGGTGTCGGGGCGGGTGGTGGCGGTGTCGTGCCGCAACCCGCGAGAAGCACTACGACGAGAAGTGGTGTGAAGCGAGAAACCCCCATGCGGCGGAAGGGTAGCGGGCGCCCCGGAAGGCGCCCGCCCCACCTCACGGCGTGAGCAGCGGCAGCAGCGGCTTGCGCACCGCGGTCGCGACGCCGTCCGACGCCTCCGCGGCGGCGAGCCGTTCGGCCGACGGCCGTCCGTAGCCCGTCGTGCGCTGGACCAGCGGGCGGCCCAGCGGCTCGACCATCGCGCGCATGTCGCTGATCGTCTTGTACGACCCGTTCGACGCGCCCGCCATCCGGCTGATCGTCTCCTCCATCAGCGTCCCGCCGATGTCGTTGACGCCGCCCTGCAGCACCGCGCGGCTGCCTTCTTCGCC
Encoded proteins:
- a CDS encoding class I SAM-dependent methyltransferase, coding for MPFDSTGKISFDHIYTAPDPRPFFGTLKRVGYGIPQLAKPYFAKLVAEHPAGRPTVLDVGCSYGVNAALQRCEATMDDLYAHYTDPAVRALDHAGLVEVDRKRIRTGNPRFYGLDSSAPALEYALSAGFLDEAIHADLERDDPDSTQQKLLDDVDVVVSTGCVGYVTEKTLSRVARGARPWMAHFVLRMFSYEPIAESLAGLGYDTARVGGVFRQRQFASGEEQTQILDTLSAAGVDPTGLESDGWLYAQLYVSRPDGSAADLAAALADSDEEG
- a CDS encoding alpha/beta hydrolase fold domain-containing protein yields the protein MTPPRFDPELAPVITALRALRPSLSRLDEIPGRRELNAADNWTVEKLAAAHPAYRVSEEHAGEVPLLVLRPPESVGVLYYVHGGGLIASSHLGQDARNVLAWSGEPNLTVVSPGYRLAPEHPYPAALEDCRAGLEWTAERFAGPLVLGGVSAGGGLAAALALLVRDRGGPALAGQLLACPMLDDRNDTPSAIGLDGHGLWDRTANLIGWTAYLGDRRGTADVPAYAAPARAEDLSGLPPAFLDVGAVETFRDEVVAYANRIWQAGGDAELHVWPGGFHGFDSLVPEAAISRAARAARRTWLRRLLGQ
- a CDS encoding arpA protein → MSTSVAPLEMVDTDRYPLTDPDSPAWRETVGRTRAELADAGCSVLADFIRPELHDVLRAECAALEPHAYTKIEQVNAYNTAVGEPLPEDHPGRTIMERGNAFVARDRIPASSIISRLYTSPVFQRFVADCFGLPELHELADPLSGLTLNVIAPGRAHPWHFDTNTHTVSMLTQAADDGGIFEYCPNIRSAADENFPAVRSVLAGDTRPVRRLDLRPGDLQLFKGRFALHRVSTVAGAIARHSAIFAYSERPGVIGSAERTRQLFGRVLPAHLAERTARGDELLD
- a CDS encoding DUF4232 domain-containing protein; this translates as MLLAGCGTTPPPPAPTPTPPPSPTYGPPPPTGLSLSAGPVEAGLGHRASVLTLTNRDTVPRKVTGYPDLKILAADGSPLDVEVRHETSYFAPDPGPQDLTLQPGEKALSVLAWSATVTSGDKHTGAAIAVVPIPGEPVQKQPLETDLGTTGTVELSAWASRIGN
- a CDS encoding choline/carnitine O-acyltransferase, producing the protein MTVSSPEWSTRTFGNEDRLPRVPVPTLEDSRRRFLEWCAPLLTPEELAETEAALAEFVAGPGPELQARLEEYDRSPGVRSWLDTFWPYRYLGRRDRIALNANFFFLFQDSPLGQVERAAELTAAAVDYKLKLDDELVPPVLLRGTPQSMVQHKYLFSATRIPGPLLDTARTRFPSPERHIVVFSKGTPLRMDVIDGDGRPYSPAQIAEGLRAILKDDHVTDVPAGPFTTKARAEWAASRAALIEAGNAAALETIETALFCLCLDDSTPSDAQEACDRLLYGQNRWYDKAVSLVVFEDGTAGINVEHCELDGTTILGFTDALLSGAREARESASGVPGHEVVEFTLTDALREDARAAAADFKAYADATATQTVSFDFGANRAKELGMSPDAFAQMSYQLAHRRAKGLTGATYESIATRQFQNGRTEAMRVVTPEVVRFADVMTSDASRDEKRAAFRAAAAKHVARAKECQAGDAPEQHLWELQLIGKRRGDTPDLALFSSPGWLKTRNDYLSTSSAPSVNIRYFGFGSTSPQCIGIAYVLLPDRWNIYLSTPKHVSAEMYRFADELAVAVRELQELLAE